One window of the Deinococcus metalli genome contains the following:
- a CDS encoding intradiol ring-cleavage dioxygenase: MTPSDPHPAPPHLDDDTDDELVGSILSRRRALRLLGLGGGALSLAAGGVLAQRAGGPSTGGAAGSSAGPGGGSGLPGCVVRPALTEGPYFVESEPRRADLRKDTTTGTVSAGVPLTLNFLVSKVSVGSCTPRSRVLIDVWHCDALGVYSGVSGNTGNFLRGSLVTDAQGRASFTTIYPGWYQGRAVHIHFKLRPLDASGKATGEFTSQLFFPEGVNSAVFARAPYRQKGTRADTPNAQDGIYRNGGSQLLLDVKGDPAAGYAATFDVGLNIG, encoded by the coding sequence ATGACGCCCAGCGATCCGCACCCGGCCCCGCCCCATCTGGACGACGACACCGACGACGAACTGGTCGGCAGCATCCTCAGCCGCCGCCGCGCCCTGCGCCTGCTGGGCCTGGGGGGCGGCGCGCTGTCCCTCGCGGCCGGCGGCGTGCTCGCCCAGCGGGCCGGCGGCCCCTCCACCGGTGGTGCGGCTGGCTCCAGCGCCGGCCCGGGCGGCGGCAGCGGCCTGCCCGGCTGCGTGGTGCGCCCCGCCCTGACCGAGGGGCCGTACTTCGTGGAGTCCGAGCCGCGCCGCGCGGATCTGCGCAAGGACACCACGACCGGCACCGTCAGCGCCGGCGTGCCGCTGACCCTGAATTTCCTCGTGAGCAAAGTCTCGGTGGGGAGTTGCACGCCGCGCAGCCGGGTACTGATCGACGTGTGGCACTGCGACGCGCTGGGCGTGTACTCGGGCGTCAGCGGCAACACCGGCAACTTCCTGCGCGGCTCGCTCGTCACGGACGCGCAGGGCAGAGCGTCCTTCACGACCATCTACCCCGGGTGGTACCAGGGCCGCGCGGTGCACATCCACTTCAAGCTGCGCCCGCTGGACGCCAGCGGCAAGGCCACCGGCGAATTCACGTCGCAGCTGTTCTTCCCCGAGGGCGTGAACAGCGCCGTGTTCGCCCGCGCCCCGTACCGCCAGAAGGGGACCCGGGCCGACACGCCCAACGCCCAGGACGGCATCTACCGCAACGGCGGCAGCCAGCTCCTGCTGGACGTGAAGGGCGACCCGGCCGCGGGATACGCGGCGACCTTCGACGTCGGCCTGAACATCGGGTAG
- a CDS encoding DUF4388 domain-containing protein has protein sequence MAHPSSSLRVLFVSDTIPPLGEYLCARSAALQQCEITDSSQVADAMKVMGDAAPNLVVLQLSAGRQDVRQLMEHANVSWPHTAFLAFSTGPDVSAAALVEIYGDMTTFESPDVADLQAGVERELERLCFGQIRGVSLPNLLQMLHWERRSVSLFVRRGEGDAWGRFHLRAGSLVDAYMHESGLSGEAAALELLTWQHAATSLERSYRNQHTRIHTPLQSLLMEAMKRHDESTRHTPSGEGAGVSTPPEEDMFFRRKTPPTPPPPAIPSLPSPPPPPESSTALSDTPPREVPDMSNVSATLDSALSSIEGAVAAALVDYSSGMPLGKVGTGVNLDMAAAGNTEVVRAKLRTMDMLGIKGDIEDILITLNSQYHILYIIPNQPLFLYLVLNRDRANLAMARYKLKALGTDIAV, from the coding sequence TTGGCGCACCCCTCCAGTTCCCTGAGGGTCCTCTTCGTCTCCGACACCATTCCCCCCCTGGGCGAGTACCTGTGCGCGCGCAGCGCCGCCCTGCAGCAGTGTGAGATCACCGACTCCAGTCAGGTCGCGGACGCCATGAAGGTCATGGGAGACGCGGCACCGAACCTGGTGGTGCTGCAGCTGTCGGCCGGGCGTCAGGACGTGCGCCAGCTGATGGAGCACGCCAATGTGTCGTGGCCCCACACGGCGTTCCTGGCCTTCAGCACCGGGCCTGACGTCAGCGCTGCCGCTCTCGTCGAGATCTACGGTGACATGACCACCTTCGAGAGTCCCGATGTCGCGGACCTGCAGGCCGGCGTCGAACGGGAACTCGAGCGCCTGTGCTTCGGGCAGATCCGCGGCGTATCGCTGCCGAATCTGCTCCAGATGCTGCACTGGGAACGGCGCAGCGTGTCCCTGTTCGTGCGCCGGGGCGAGGGCGATGCGTGGGGCCGCTTTCATCTGCGCGCCGGAAGCCTCGTGGACGCCTACATGCACGAGTCCGGGCTGTCCGGCGAGGCGGCCGCCCTGGAACTGCTGACGTGGCAGCACGCGGCCACCAGCCTGGAGCGCTCGTACCGCAATCAGCACACCAGAATCCACACGCCACTCCAGAGCCTCCTGATGGAGGCCATGAAACGTCACGACGAGTCGACCCGGCACACCCCGTCCGGAGAAGGAGCCGGGGTGAGCACGCCCCCAGAGGAGGACATGTTCTTCAGACGCAAGACTCCCCCCACGCCCCCACCGCCGGCCATCCCCTCCCTTCCGTCGCCCCCGCCGCCACCCGAGTCGAGCACCGCTCTGAGCGACACCCCCCCCCGCGAGGTACCTGATATGTCGAACGTCTCTGCAACCCTGGATTCCGCCCTGTCCTCTATCGAAGGTGCCGTGGCCGCCGCCCTGGTCGACTACAGCAGCGGCATGCCGCTCGGCAAGGTCGGCACCGGCGTGAACCTGGACATGGCCGCCGCCGGCAACACCGAAGTCGTGCGCGCCAAGCTGCGCACCATGGACATGCTCGGCATCAAGGGCGATATCGAGGACATCCTCATCACCCTGAACAGCCAGTACCACATCCTGTACATCATCCCGAACCAGCCGCTGTTCCTGTATCTGGTGCTCAACCGCGACCGCGCGAACCTCGCCATGGCCCGCTACAAGCTCAAGGCGCTCGGCACGGACATCGCCGTCTAA
- a CDS encoding peptidylprolyl isomerase, which yields MKQFLLTMALLGGAASAQTTPATPPATTTPATPAAPATPAPDAPAQDPATPVGKIGSEDVTLGEFERAFRLAAARVVNAQGIPFQDTFLTEFASARPEFLTQYLRDRAVYQLARVNTSADPAELDQQMESARADFASDEEFQTALAGTGYADADDLRTELERQAVVGAYLQTLKDRFKFGDAVVAGFYNLNKAKFAKPAEACVKHILVPTEAEAKTIVADLAAGADFAKVAADKSQDPGSAPQGGDLGCFGPGQMVESFDKASFTGPVGTVQTVQSQFGWHVLVVTKRTDAGVTPLEEAAPVIRDQLGNEAAQRYLDAQIAKLKTEAYPDVVRVAAAPDESAAPDAAPDAAPAPDAPAEPATPPSN from the coding sequence GTGAAACAATTTCTGCTGACCATGGCCCTGCTGGGCGGCGCGGCGTCCGCTCAGACCACGCCGGCGACGCCCCCGGCCACGACCACGCCCGCCACCCCGGCCGCACCCGCCACGCCGGCCCCGGACGCGCCGGCCCAGGACCCCGCCACCCCGGTCGGAAAGATCGGCTCCGAGGACGTCACGCTGGGCGAGTTCGAGCGGGCCTTCCGGCTGGCTGCGGCGCGCGTCGTGAACGCTCAGGGCATTCCCTTCCAGGACACCTTCCTGACGGAATTCGCGTCGGCCCGCCCGGAGTTCCTCACGCAGTACCTGCGTGACCGCGCGGTGTACCAGCTCGCCCGCGTGAACACCAGCGCGGACCCGGCGGAACTGGATCAGCAGATGGAATCGGCCCGCGCGGACTTCGCGTCCGACGAGGAATTCCAGACGGCCCTGGCCGGCACTGGCTACGCGGACGCCGACGACCTGCGCACGGAACTCGAGCGCCAGGCCGTGGTGGGCGCGTACCTCCAGACCCTCAAGGACCGCTTCAAGTTCGGGGACGCCGTCGTGGCCGGGTTCTACAACCTGAACAAGGCGAAGTTCGCCAAGCCCGCCGAGGCCTGCGTGAAGCACATCCTGGTGCCCACCGAGGCGGAGGCCAAGACCATCGTCGCGGACCTCGCGGCAGGCGCCGACTTTGCGAAGGTCGCGGCCGACAAGAGCCAGGACCCCGGCAGCGCTCCGCAGGGCGGCGACCTGGGCTGCTTCGGCCCCGGACAGATGGTGGAGTCCTTCGACAAGGCGAGCTTCACCGGCCCGGTGGGCACGGTGCAGACGGTGCAGTCGCAGTTCGGCTGGCACGTGCTGGTGGTCACCAAGCGCACCGACGCCGGCGTGACTCCGCTGGAGGAAGCCGCGCCCGTGATCCGCGACCAGCTGGGCAATGAGGCCGCTCAGCGCTACCTGGACGCCCAGATCGCCAAGCTCAAGACCGAGGCGTACCCCGACGTGGTGAGGGTCGCGGCGGCTCCGGACGAGTCCGCGGCTCCCGACGCCGCCCCGGACGCGGCGCCCGCCCCCGACGCCCCGGCCGAGCCGGCCACGCCGCCCTCGAACTGA
- the ilvD gene encoding dihydroxy-acid dehydratase, protein MTTTRRKQLNWNSHHVTQGDERAPNRAMLRAVGFQDGDFDKPIIGVAHAQSTITPCNNGLGELADHITGAVREGGGMPQVYGTITVSDGISMGTEGMKCSLVSREVIADSIETVSRGQSHDGVIVVGGCDKNMPGAMIGIARLNIPAVFVYGGTIKPGHYDGKDLTIVSVFEAVGAYGAGKISREDFTEIEKRACPGNGSCGGMYTANTMSSAFEAMGMSLPYSSTMSAVDAEKAVSSADSARALLTLIEQDIRPLDILTKQAFENAITVIMAVGGSTNAVLHLMAIAHACDIDLTLEDFERIRERTPVFCDLKPSGQYVATDLHVVGGIPRVMKMLLKEGLLHGDCLTVTGRTIAENLADEKDVPDEGQDVIRPYDQPIYTEGHLAILRGNLATEGSVAKISGLKHIKITGPARVFDSEEAAMHAIMDDRINAGDVLVIRYEGPKGGPGMREMLSPTSAIIGKGLGDSVGLITDGRFSGGTFGLVVGHVAPEAYVGGTIALVEEGDTIELNAETLKLTLHVDDAELERRRAAWVAPEPRYTRGVLAKYAKLVSSASVGAYTD, encoded by the coding sequence ATGACCACCACGCGCAGGAAGCAGCTGAACTGGAACAGCCACCACGTCACGCAGGGCGACGAGCGTGCACCGAACCGCGCGATGCTGCGCGCGGTCGGCTTCCAGGACGGGGACTTCGACAAGCCGATCATCGGTGTGGCGCACGCGCAGAGCACCATCACGCCGTGCAACAACGGCCTGGGCGAGCTGGCCGACCACATCACCGGCGCGGTCCGCGAGGGCGGCGGCATGCCGCAGGTGTACGGCACCATCACCGTCTCGGACGGCATCAGCATGGGCACCGAGGGCATGAAGTGCTCGCTGGTGAGCCGTGAGGTGATCGCGGACTCCATCGAGACGGTGTCGCGCGGGCAGAGCCACGACGGCGTGATCGTCGTGGGCGGCTGCGACAAGAACATGCCCGGCGCCATGATCGGCATCGCGCGGCTGAACATCCCTGCAGTGTTCGTGTACGGCGGCACCATCAAACCCGGCCACTACGACGGCAAGGACCTCACCATCGTGAGCGTGTTCGAGGCGGTCGGCGCATACGGCGCCGGTAAGATCAGCCGCGAGGACTTCACCGAGATCGAGAAGCGCGCGTGCCCCGGCAACGGCTCGTGCGGCGGCATGTACACCGCGAACACCATGAGCAGCGCTTTCGAGGCGATGGGCATGAGCCTGCCGTACTCCAGCACCATGAGCGCCGTGGACGCCGAGAAGGCCGTGAGCAGCGCCGACTCTGCCCGCGCCCTGCTGACCCTGATCGAGCAGGACATCCGCCCGCTGGACATCCTGACCAAACAGGCCTTCGAGAACGCCATCACGGTCATCATGGCCGTCGGCGGCTCCACGAACGCCGTGCTGCACCTCATGGCGATTGCCCACGCCTGCGACATCGACCTGACGCTGGAGGACTTCGAGCGCATCCGCGAACGCACGCCGGTGTTCTGTGACCTCAAACCCAGCGGCCAGTACGTGGCGACCGACCTGCACGTCGTCGGCGGCATTCCGCGCGTGATGAAGATGCTGCTCAAGGAGGGCCTGCTGCACGGCGACTGCCTGACCGTGACCGGCAGGACCATCGCGGAGAACCTCGCAGACGAGAAGGACGTGCCGGACGAGGGCCAGGACGTCATTCGCCCGTACGACCAGCCCATCTACACCGAGGGCCACCTCGCCATCCTGCGCGGCAACCTCGCCACCGAGGGCAGCGTGGCCAAGATCAGCGGCCTCAAGCACATCAAGATCACCGGCCCCGCCCGCGTGTTCGACTCCGAGGAAGCCGCCATGCACGCCATCATGGACGACCGCATCAACGCCGGCGACGTCCTGGTGATCCGCTATGAAGGCCCCAAGGGCGGCCCCGGCATGCGCGAGATGCTCTCCCCCACCAGCGCCATCATCGGCAAGGGCCTGGGCGACTCGGTCGGGCTCATCACCGACGGGCGCTTCTCCGGCGGCACCTTCGGCCTGGTCGTCGGGCACGTCGCCCCCGAGGCGTACGTGGGCGGCACCATCGCCCTGGTCGAGGAAGGCGACACCATCGAACTGAACGCCGAGACCCTGAAACTCACGCTGCACGTGGACGACGCCGAGCTGGAGCGCCGCCGCGCCGCGTGGGTCGCGCCGGAACCGCGCTACACGCGCGGCGTGCTCGCCAAATACGCCAAGCTCGTCAGCAGCGCCAGCGTGGGGGCGTACACGGACTGA